In the Antricoccus suffuscus genome, ACGTTGTTCTTCTGCGGTATAGAAACCTTCTAAGGGCAAGACAATCAACTCCATGGGAATGGGTGACTGACTCACAACCAGACTGACACGTAGGGTGTCGCTGCAGGTTGCCGCTGTTTCACGCTGCACAACGCCACAAATGTGGCGATTAGCGGTGAGTCTTGGTGACGGGGAGCGAAACTAGACCGAAGCGGCGCTTTGCGTGTTCAGCCTGTTTGAATGGCAACTCAAGCCGGACGCGCGGTGCGAGGGTGACGGATGAACGGGATTACGTGACGGATCACGGGGGTTTCGTGACGGATCGCGGCGTGTTAGTGGTCGCCGCCGCGCAGCTGGCTGAGAATATGCGGAAGGAGTGGCGTGAGCACGGCGATCCCATCCTTCGCGCCGCCCTTAGACCCCGGTAGGTTGACGATGAACGTCGTACCGGCGACCCCCGCGAGCCCGCGTGACATGACCGCGTACGGCGTGCTGGCCGCGCCGTACGCGCGAATGGCCTCGGCGATCCCGGGCACCGGTCGGGTAATGACCGGCGCGGTCGCTTCCGGGGTGATATCGGTCGGTGACATCCCGGTGCCGCCGGTCGTGACGACCAGGTCTGCCTTGAGTTCCACGGCGGTCGCGATCGCGTTGGTCAACTTATCGCGATCGTCCGGGAGCAGTACCCGGGCAACTTCGAACCCTAGGTCGGTCAATGCGCCGTCGAGCAGGTCGCCGCTGACGTCGTCGTAAACGCCTTGCGAGGCGCGGGTCGAGGCGGTTACGACGACGGCACGTGCGCCGGCCGGAATGCCGCTCATGCCCGAGTCCACTTGCCGGTCTTGCCGCCGAGCTTCTCTTCGACTTGGATGTCGGTGATGATTGCCGCCGGGTCGACGGCCTTGATCATGTCGATCAGGTTGAGCCCGGCGACGCTGACGCAGGTCAACGCCTCCATCTCGACGCCGGTGCGGTCTGCGGTGCGGACGACGGCCTGAATCTGTACGCCGTCGTCGGTCACCTCGAGGTCAATCGTGACCCCGTGGATCGCGATCGGGTGGCACAGCAGCACCAGGTCGGGAGTGCGCTTGGCCGCGGCGATCGCGGCGATCCGGGCCACGGCTAGAGCGTCACCCTTTGGTACGCCGCCGCCGCGCAACAGCGCTACCACCTCCGGCGTGGTGCGCACCCTACCGGTGGCGGTCGCCTGCCGGACGCTGATGTCCTTCTGCGAGACGTCGACCATGCGAGCAGCGCCGGCGGCATCTACGTGGGTGAACTCGGTCATCGGCAACCACCGATCTGGCCTGGTTTCACAGCGCGGTTCATAGCGCACCGTCCAGCAGCCAGATCTCGACGTCGTCCCCGTTGTGCAGTTGCGTCGTCTCTTCCGGGACGATCGCCAGGCAGTTGGACCGCGCGAGACTCGCCAGCAAATGTGACGGGGGAGTGCCGATCGGAGCGACCTCGCCCGCTGGTACGTCGCATGTGCCGCGCAGAAACTGCCGCTTTCCCGCCGGTGACGGCTGATCGCCGCCGGTCCAGGTGCCGACGAAACCGGGACGCTCCGTGTCGTCGATGCCCATGTAGGTCAGCAGCGCCGGCCGCACAAACACCTCGAAAGAGACGTAGACGCTGACCGGGTTGCCCGGCAGCGTGACGATCGGCGTGCCGAACACGGTCCCCGCGCCCTGCGGCATCCCCGGCTGCATGCCGACCTTGTCGAACTGCACGGT is a window encoding:
- a CDS encoding MogA/MoaB family molybdenum cofactor biosynthesis protein, with protein sequence MSGIPAGARAVVVTASTRASQGVYDDVSGDLLDGALTDLGFEVARVLLPDDRDKLTNAIATAVELKADLVVTTGGTGMSPTDITPEATAPVITRPVPGIAEAIRAYGAASTPYAVMSRGLAGVAGTTFIVNLPGSKGGAKDGIAVLTPLLPHILSQLRGGDH
- the moaC gene encoding cyclic pyranopterin monophosphate synthase MoaC, which encodes MTEFTHVDAAGAARMVDVSQKDISVRQATATGRVRTTPEVVALLRGGGVPKGDALAVARIAAIAAAKRTPDLVLLCHPIAIHGVTIDLEVTDDGVQIQAVVRTADRTGVEMEALTCVSVAGLNLIDMIKAVDPAAIITDIQVEEKLGGKTGKWTRA